Within Astyanax mexicanus isolate ESR-SI-001 chromosome 2, AstMex3_surface, whole genome shotgun sequence, the genomic segment ttctcctccaccagtcttgcacactgcttttggataactttatgccaactcctagtgcaaaattcaagcagttcagcttggtttgatggcttgtgatcatccatctttcttttgattctattccagaggttttcaatttagtaaaattaaagaaactcctaatttttaagtgatctttttattttttccagagctgtatattttccaTTCAGTGGACATCTCTGTTCAAAATGTGGTGTATTCCAAGGCCTATCAGTGTTTGGTGAAACTGCCATTTAAAATCCAGATGTAACTGTTACAGAATCTCCTTATCTTCCACAAACAGCACATGTTAATAGTGGAAATGTATTTAATACAGTGTGGCTTTCTAGATAAAAGAAGTAGTAAAGCAGTAACTCCTAGCTTAAGCTCTTCAGATATGGGAACTGTACCCAGTAATAGTACCCGTTTTTCCTCAGATTGATCGTGTTGAAGAAAAGCGATTGCGCTGCCAGGGCAGTCTGGAGAGGGTGGAGTTCAGATATCGGCGGGAACAGCTTTCAGATGAGGACGGGTATGAGACGCTGTGCATGATGAAGACATCCTGTCTCATTGGGAGGAGAAAGCTTTCatgtaaaatgttttgcatttacCCACAGAAAAGGCCTGGAAGATGAAATGGCTATCATGAACGAGAGGATACAGAAATATGGTATGTTTGTGAACAGGAACACACAGCTTACATTTCACTCCTAAACCAGCATGATCACAGTGTTGTGATGTTCACTGTATTTATGGTATAAAAGAACTGTATCTTTACTTACCTTTCAGAGAAGGAGCTTGAGGTGCTGCGAGGAGAGAACAGGAAGAATATGATGCTCTCTGTAGCTCTCTTGGCCATTAGTGCTCTTTTCTACTACACCTTTATCTATTGAGGACATCCGCTGCCTGTCATAATCACCGTTCTGAGATGTACAGATTTTGAGCATTCTACTTTTTATTGGCTAAACATTGAGCATCCATTACTGCATTGATTCTTAAGTAGGATTTTAAATTGTATATGCCTCAGCTACACTTTTCAGTAAGGCATATAAAATGTTAACAAATGTGCATATAGTCACTGTCACATTTGATGACATGGATCCATGTTGAATTCTTTGAAAGGGGGTTTACTTATTCTTTTCCATGTTTGAGATGCAAGGTGTTTGCTCAAAAGCAGTGATACTGTATGAGTGTGCAGATTTCCACACAGAGTTGTATTTGCCAAATGTAACACTACTGCACGTGTCTTATAAAACATTATTGAACTACATTCTGCTGCATGATTTGAACTCTTGGGTTGGTTCTCATTAACACAGCCTCTATAGCCTTGTTTCCATTAAGCACCACTATAGGGcatgtttacacctggcattagcatgcattttgtatttttgatcGTAACTAGATAAACTCTGTCAATATTCTTTTTACCCTTTagctgtgtgtatagtgtgaccAGATGAGATCCAAATATATTTTTCTGCATAGAAAGCACACAAGCACAAACATAACATGGTTTTACTTCCTGTAAAAACAGTTCTATTGAATAGAGTACCCTCATTcaatgttcatgtttatctggtCCAAATGGAGCCATTTTATTGACAGCAATTTTCgacagggactagacaaactatgtgtgtgcatttgcacagctgtgtcagcaattggtgcaatTTAATCAAGCTGAATTTGATAGATTATTCTTTAGGGGGTGTCCCCAAACATTTGTGCAAAATCACTGCAATTTTAGAGTCTTAAACTtagaattaaatgtaaaatgtctaAACAGAAACTCTCTGATAATTACAGCTGGTTCAAGATGATTATATCCAATCTCAGAAACACATTTTTTGGATGAGAGCGGTCTCTGAccacaaaattacacattaaTGCCAAGTGTAAACAGGATCTGAATGATGAGATCTATTGATGAATGTAAGGTATTGTCTGCTGATGTGTAGATGAGCAACAGAAAGCAGCTGCTATGCAGCTTATGTCTCTTATTAAAGTAATATTTTCATTCAAAGCTGTATAAACACCTATGCAACCAATatgcaaaataaaatgttaagtGTAAATAGTGACAGTTCCACTTGTGTCCTTTGATTCTCTTTTATAAGCTTCCTCGCTTCTTATTACAATCATTTTTAACTGATGCATTTAAACATTGTGCAGTGGCAAGAAAAGTGTGTAAACGTGGTAAAATATCATGGTTTTCTGCACACATTTGTCATACCTTTTTTATTTaagctgatccaaacaaccaatgatttatgtagaaaaatcatgaaaattatcaggggtttCATGGCACGGTTGAATTGAGCTCAATTACTGAACCGAAATACTGTCAAGAGGGTGCATTTATATCACAGACTGAAAAAGTGGGTTTTCCAGGTAACTGTTTATTGCATTTCAACAGGACACATGCACAAAGGATGGGCGTGGGGACAGGGAGAGGGGTGATTCcatccaaaaataaataaaaaaaaagcgaaaaaaataaataaaccagcaCAGCCACAGTTAATATAACACTATTCCATCAGTCTTTAGAACAATCAGAGTGATTTCCACATTTCTCTTTCTATAGTGAACTGCAATGAATCACAACATCAAACAGCCAGTTTATATCTTCTTCATTTTTACGAGGGCCAAAAGTGAGAGAGACAACAGGAGTTCCTGTAGATGCAGCTGTGTATAATCCAGCTCTACATCTACACCCATAGAAATTCACCCAAGCAGTCATTCTGTTTGCCACGATGTGGAGTTAAACTTAGCTTGGTGGCAGGACagagaaatacattttttatatgtttttttttatacaaattaaatacttcacacacatttttttaaatacataaagtaaaatatattcaaCATTTTGTTTTATCCCAAAATAAAGACTAAagttaaaatattctaaaatgcATATTTTTATCAATAGTCCTAGTCAAATGTTTATGTACCAATAGAAGAGGATGAAGACCAGGTCAAGAAAGTAACCAGTAAAAACAGAAACGAACAGAAACAGGAGATGCTACACAATCTTTTAATACATCTTGTTAATGTCATTGTCCATTCATGTGTTCCCATAAGCTGAATGGCTAAGCGCTAGACAACTAATGCTTCAAATGACAACATGAATCGAGTGGGCCCGAGATTGACCAGTGATACTTAgcacactgaaacactttttttCCCACAGAAAACATCACACATCTGTTTGGGGTTTCCCCACAGAGAAGCAAGCCAGGAGAAATAGAAAAGGAACACACATCCACTACTGTAGATGTACAAGAATGCATCCATCAATACCTTACCGGCTTTGTCTTTTTAAATATAGCTTAGAAACAAAGGATAAcattaaaatacacacacacacgcacgtgtACAGGATCACTTTCACAGGTTGTGGTACAAcatgagacagagaaagagagaaagaaaaggaaagaaggtAAACCCTGAAAATACTGATCAGAAGAGAGAGTACACACATCCAATTCTTCAGGGTCACAGGAGCTATgatgaacaaaatgaaaaaatatatatatatttagtgctTCATAATTGATCAATAACTGTGGTTTAAGAGCCAGAGCAGTTTAACTGTTCCAGTGTTATAAAGCTGCAGGAGTTTACCTGATGCTGATCTATAGGAAGTCTTTAATGTTCAGGTCAGCGAGGGGATCTTTGGGAGGAGGTGGCTTTCTGGGGCTCTGAGCCATTCCAGGAGACACCTGTGcgagaaaacaaaacacaagcaGGTCAGGTTCTTTCCTGTGCACCATTCTCTTTATTACATTAACACATTTCACAGTGATAGCAGAATTTTAGGTATATTGAAAACTGTAGTGCTGTATCTTTTTCTCTGCTTACTTAATTATCCTCTTTTCAGACAGTTTTTCAATCAGGACCACCACAgtaccaccacagagcagctattatttgggtggttagTCATCCTCAGCACTttaagtacagtaccagtcaaaacaaCCAGTAAGAacatcttcatttatttttacactaatcCAGTATAATAGTAAAGACCAGatggaaaaaaatacagtaatagcaTGTGTATTCATGTGTAGGAAGTCCTCCCTGCGATGCTACTCATCTTAAATCTCTGAGATAGGAAGCTAAATTTAGCTTTTTGCTAGCTTCTTGTACATACTTCCTGTTCCACCTTACACCATGCAGCAGCTGAGGGTGCCAGAATGTAACTGCTGTACCATTTATGGTGGATTGCATAACAGCTATGGATGTGAACAAAGGATAGTGGATAGTGAACAAAGGGAGACGGCTGCTGATTGAGTcgattgttttctttttttttttatttagttgagatGCATGGTGGtagtagttgcagatcagacctgcacaacagtcagaggtattttggatcatcattcctcttcacaaaactgtttcagttcagcaatattcttgttATATCTGGTGTGATTCACTCTCCTGAGGTcatgccacaacatctcaattgggttgaggtcaggactctccagaaggagaaTTTTCTctcatgaactccattcttgtttaatgtttccttattgtagatttgtaaacaaaaatgttagcatttgACAGAGATTTATGTCtttcttcagctgacactctaggattcttcctcacctcattgatcattctgcactgtgcttatgtgctcttgcagtcatctttacaggatgaacacgcctagggagagtagcaacagtgctgaactttctctatttgtagaccatctgtcttaccgtggacacatgaacatcaaggcttttagagatacttttgtaaccctttccagcttcatgcaagttaacaattcttgaacgtaggtcttctgagagctctttagTACGAGGCATAATTCACATCAatcaatgcttcttaagaacatcaaactcaaaactgatgtgtgtttttatagggcagggcagctttaaccaacacatccaacacATCCAGGCTGACTCCTGGCTCAAGTTAGTTCTTTAAAAAGTAATTCGCCTAgcggttcacatactttttccaccttgcactgtgaatgttaacatgttgtgttcaacaaaacaatgcaaacataaaatgttttgtgacttagatgaagatcagaacacatttaacgaccaatgtatgcagaaattcaagtaatgaaagTAAATGAAAATTCTCTAAAAAGAGCTGAAATTCCCATCAGTACACAGTTTGGAGTGGGTCTCTGTATGGAGGTCCATGTAGCTCAAATACTTGACCCTAAACCTCTATCCCAATAACAGTTGGATTTCTGGGGCTAAGTGGTGAGAGCAAGGGCTGAAATGCAATTGAGCACAAGTTCACTGTTAACTACCAGTTAGATTTCATGGATTTCAGGATATCCTTGCAAAAAATCCCACTAAAAATGcaagcatttaaaaataatgttttagatCCAAATATGAAAACACTTACAATAAATAAGATTTTAATAATGTTACTACAGCCTTAATTACTATGagaatgtgtgcatgtgtgtgtgttaccgaTGCTCCTGCAGCAGGTGCTCCTGCAGCAGGAAACTGTGGTCTCACCATGGGCTGCTGGGGGAACATCATCGGAGACCCGGGAGCAGCTCCTGCAGCACCCTGTCATCATGAATAGTATGCATgagacatatacacatacacacacacacacacacacccacacatatgcCCACTAACAAGTGCTCACAAAACAGACACACTTACACTCTTACCATGCCAAATGGCAGCTGGGAACCCATTAGAGGAGAGACCCCAGTGGGAGCAGTCTAAAGGGGAGTGTGTTACACAGGGGGTGGGGTAGGGTGGGGGGgtgtgcgggggggggggggggtgttacgAAGGGGAGGAAGGGAGGAGTTAACACAAAACAAGACTGGACAGTAACAAACTatgtacacacacgcacactaatGACAGCAACTACACACAAAGTTGTTCAATTAACACTTACACACTGGAACACTCTAGATTGCATGTTGCTAATTTGATTTGCATGTTGCTAATTAAACCAATCACTTTAGGCATGCATATTTGAGAAGCAACAGATGAACAGAGTCAAGGAGAAAGTTAGCAAGCCATCCAAGTTTGGTAGTTTGTTTGAAAGCCTTTTTTGCAAACACATTTTGTAAAAGCATTCCAATATTCTTTATTTATACACAAATTAATAGTTAAGTTGTAAACAATGTCCTTCAGAGCTGTTTAATGCTCACAGTTGAAGTGTAATGATTTTACAATAGGCCCCTCTGCTCAATTTAAAACTGAACTCAAACCATCCAGACATCTCTAATTAACCTTGGTCAAGTCACTAATGCAGCTCTTTCCATCTCTTGAGAGTTTTCTCTGGGAATGCATGTTTAAATTTAAAGTTACACTTAAAGGTCAGGTCCCTGGCAAAAACATTCCATTAAAAAAATCTGGGTAGCCTTTGTAGTATGTTTAGAATAATTACCTTGCCGGGATGAAGAACCACCAAAGAGTTTGGAGGAACTTGAGCAGATAGGACGTGCATACACTCATTCATTCATGTCTTCAGCAGTTACATCTTCAATGAAGATAACTACAACTGCCTAGCTAACAGATAATTGTAAGAACATTTGGCAACATTTTGAAAAAGGTCCAGGAAGATTATCCTGTTACATTACAGTAATAAGGTTCCAGGAACATTTTAAAGATGTGTGACTCAATAATGGTTTGCCTAAAACAATATGAAAACATAGTACATTAAATAAAACCATTCTAAGATTATGCAGTAGACTTTTGCATTTAtggaaaacaatttaattaaatgtcTGAATGGTTTGATTTGAATGTTAAACTTTGGAGCATCCACTAAGAGGCATCTCAAGAAAATTTGGAGGGCATTGCACAATTTAATGTAAACACTGTCCAAACATACATGCAGGGTGCCCCAAAAGTAGActtatttgtttagatttttcaCTATTTTACTATTCTTACTATTACACATAAAACACAGGTAGGTTTACTGGTGATTTTagatcataaataaaatatttttgttgttgACAAAATTTGTGTTGTATACATTACTGATACTCATATTCTTATTACCACTGTTCACATCATCAGAGATTACATGGCCATGTCCACTACCATCCTTAATTTCATGATGTAACATGTTAGAGTAACAGATATTAATAAAGATAATGATTATTCAGCAACAAAGTAAGGGTTGAGGAGACAACTATCTTTAAGATTAGATTAAGTACTGCAAGCCATGTGCTTTAaattttgtttgagtaaaagcCAACTCTAGCATAGTGTATGTCAAAAAACgtaataaagtaaaattttaatGTATGAGTGATTACTAAAAACCTGCATTGGCCTTGTAATTttagtgcaaaactaaagaagcaaacatcAGTTAACTGAGCTAAGTCAATTGGGGAAAGAAAAAACTACCTATTATTCTTTAGATTTTAAAACTGTTCCATTAGATGAACGTGTGTCTCAGGCTTTCTAAAGGTATGAAAATCTGTGATCAGCTTATAAGAAGGAGCCAGCAGAATCAGCTAGGAAAAGGGGTTGCATGATTGGCTCCATGCCATGCCACTCAAGGCCATGCGGCTCCACACCATGCTCCAGATTTACAGGACAATACAACATTTACCATGGGCATGCCCCAGCTAGGGGCTGCTACCTGAGCTTGCCAGTTTgcacctcctgctgctgcttcacccctaagagatacagacacagatagaagagtgagagagagagagagagagagagagagagagagaaatagactcACTTAAGCAAGACAAAGTtccaaaaaagtgcaaaaaaatttaCCAAAGAGAGAAATTAAGTGAAAGAAATAAGCTCTTACGGTTTCTGGGTCCCCATTCCCAAATCTAAAAAAGAAAGTCACATTTATATTAGAGACTGGACATTTCTAATAGCATTTTCTCAtacaaaaaaagctaaacattATGATCTTGTTtcagacaaggattaagccttgtcctaaaatatatttttcttttagtgGAAATCTTGAACTGCTGTGTAATCTAagactacttttttttattatttaataaaaaatgtttttcacattttctcccaatttatcaaggcccattcagctgctactcagcagtATATACCCTAGCACTGgcgatgccacaacaccaggagggtgaagactagcacatcctccgacacatgtaaagttagccaccacctcttttcaaactgctgctgatgccgcATTGCGGAACAgccagctccgatacatcagctcacagatgcctagtgctgagcgacatcacactaggagtgatgaggggaaagagtgccatctacccacccagagggagcaagaccaattgtgctttctcagggctcctgcagctgatggcaagcttcatggccgagattcaaaccagcgatctcccgatcacagtggcagcgatttagaccactggaccactggcCCCTGTCCAAGACTAGtttaattcctgtctgggaaactgccccataaTCACAAATTTTctattgaaagaaaaatatatattttacaactaTGCTTATTTATGATCAGACACTTTAGGTAGCTTAAATGCAGAATTCAGATTGAGTATTTGATCACTCTTTTTGACATTTGTTATTAAGGTCATAAGTTTTGAAAAGTCATTCCAAAAGCTTAACGCTAGACTGACAGATCCATTCTACAGTTAGGGTTGAGGTGTTAAAAGCTGTGATATGGTACCTTATAATAATCTTATGGTATGTTTAAATATGACATGATTTCTTCTGTCTATCTAGTACAAGACAAGTAGCCCATTTGGCACCCAGTATTTCTATTTGGGGACTTGCGTACCATTCATGATCATGAAACAGACGAGGCATTTCCGATTTACTGGTTTTGTTACTATCTACAGTTCGCCTTTCTAGGACCTGTAGTGAGCTTCCTGGGCTTTTACATTGTATTGTGTCTCGGTCAATCGAGTGAGTACTATCAAAGCATTTTTTTGGGGCACACAAAAGCTACCAGCTGCAGCCTACAGGACATTTAAAGTCCACAGcctttttaaaatgtctttttgaAACATTCAGCATGCATACACACAGATCGAGCATAAAATTATATTTCTACAACCATTAGATCAGATTTTTAGATCCATTGAGCATATACaccatgttccaaattattatgaaatataatatttttttctaatcttcctaaatggtcaatgcaaatgacagtcagtcgTGACCCGTTTagtataaatccaattttattaaacaaacctcttaataataacagtattttaatatatatatatatatatatatatatatatatatatatatatatatatatatatatatatatatatatatatatatattgcatctGCTTCAGAGCACAGATAGGTTTGTGCAGATAAAGGAAAAACGAGGAAGGTTTGTTCCAGACAAATTCATCGAattaagagagcagctgctaaaatgccattacaaacCAGCAATTAGTTATTTGAAACTGCTAGATTATCGCAACCCTCAAGGTGTAGGATTCTCCAGAGGTTTGCAGTTGTGCATAAACCTACTATTTGGCCACCCCTGaccagagctcacaagcagaaatAGTTGCAGTGGATCCAGACAATGTGAAGACTGATTTTCAAACAGGCTTGTTTACTGATGAGTGTCGTGCAATcctggatggtccagatggatggagtagtggatggttgaTGGATGGCCACCATGTCCCAACAATACTGGGACGTCAGTAAGGAGGTGGCAGAGTCAAGTTTTGGGCCGGATTCACATGGAGAAAGCTGGTAACCCCTTTAGGGTCCCAAAAGGCGTGAAAATAAATTATCTGACTGATCACTTTTTTCTATGGTACAAAAAGAAAAACCATGCCTTCCGTTGCAAAATCATCTTCATGCAGGACAATGCACCATCTCATGCTGAAATAAAAGGATAGAAACTCATGGTGTGGCCACTATCCTCCCCTGACCTCAACTCTAATGAGAACCTATGGAGCATCCTCAAATAAAAGATCTATGAGGGTG encodes:
- the ccdc167 gene encoding coiled-coil domain-containing protein 167, translated to MTEPRSRDRERRSVAAEIDRVEEKRLRCQGSLERVEFRYRREQLSDEDGKGLEDEMAIMNERIQKYEKELEVLRGENRKNMMLSVALLAISALFYYTFIY